From the Salmo trutta chromosome 2, fSalTru1.1, whole genome shotgun sequence genome, one window contains:
- the cdk5r1b gene encoding cyclin-dependent kinase 5 activator 1b gives MGTVLSLSPSYRKASLFEDGPATVGHYTAVQNSKNAKDKNLKRHSLINVLPWKRIVAVSAKKKGSKKVQPNTTYQNNVTHLNNENLKKSQSCANLSTFTQDQSTPALVKSSNNAVSSVKKAPLTNSNAAPGTPKRVIVQASTSELLRCLGEFLCRRCYRLKHMCPTDPVLWLRSVDRSLLLQGWQDQGFITPANVVFVYMLCRDVVSSEVASEHELQAVLLTCLYLSYSYMGNEISYPLKPFLVESSRDIFWDRCLSIINLMSAKMLQINSDPHYFTQVFADLKNESQKEEERSRLLIGLDR, from the coding sequence ATGGGAaccgttctgtctctctctcccagctaCAGGAAGGCGTCCCTCTTCGAAGATGGACCAGCCACGGTGGGCCACTACACAGCTGTTCAGAATAGCAAGAATGCCAAAGACAAGAACCTGAAGCGTCACTCGCTCATCAACGTTCTGCCATGGAAGCGCATCGTGGCAGTGTCAGCCAAGAAAAAGGGCTCCAAGAAGGTGCAGCCCAACACCACCTATCAGAATAATGTGACCCATCTCAACAATGAGAACCTGAAGAAGTCTCAGTCCTGCGCCAACCTGTCCACCTTCACCCAGGACCAGAGCACCCCAGCCCTCGTCAAGAGCTCCAACAACGCTGTCTCGTCGGTCAAGAAAGCCCCCCTAACCAACTCCAATGCGGCCCCCGGCACGCCCAAGAGGGTGATCGTCCAGGCCTCCACCAGCGAGCTGTTGCGCTGCCTGGGTGAGTTCCTGTGCCGGCGCTGCTACAGACTAAAGCACATGTGTCCCACCGACCCGGTCCTGTGGCTGCGGAGCGTGGACCGCTCTCTGCTCCTCCAGGGCTGGCAAGACCAGGGGTTCATCACCCCGGCCAACGTGGTGTTTGTCTACATGTTGTGCCGCGATGTGGTTTCCTCTGAGGTGGCAAGCGAACATGAGCTGCAGGCCGTGCTGCTCACCTGCCTCTACCTGTCCTACTCCTACATGGGCAACGAGATCTCCTACCCACTGAAACCCTTCCTGGTGGAGAGCTCCAGGGACATCTTCTGGGACCGCTGCCTGTCCATCATCAACCTGATGAGCGCTAAGATGCTTCAGATCAACTCGGACCCGCACTATTTCACCCAGGTGTTTGCCGACCTGAAGAACGAAAgtcagaaggaggaggagaggagccgcTTGCTCATTGGTCTGGACCGGTGA